The following proteins come from a genomic window of Mustela lutreola isolate mMusLut2 chromosome 6, mMusLut2.pri, whole genome shotgun sequence:
- the LOC131833215 gene encoding proline-rich nuclear receptor coactivator 2-like, translating into MGGGERYNIPAPQSRNVSKNQQQLNRQKTKDQNSQMKIVHKKKERGHTYTSSAAAQQAMQNGGKNKNFPNNQNWNSSLSSPSLLLKSQTNQNYAGAKFSEPPSPSVLPKPPSHWVPVSFNPSDKKIRTFQLKTLLKVQV; encoded by the coding sequence ATGGGTGGTGGAGAGAGGTATAACATTCCAGCCCCTCAATCAAGAAATGTTAGTAAGAACCAGCAACAGCTTAATAGACAGAAGACCAAGGATCAGAATTCCCAAATGAAGATTGttcataagaaaaaagaaagaggacataCTTACACCTCATCAGCAGCTGCACAGCAGGCCATGCAAAATGGGGGGAAGaacaaaaattttccaaataatcAAAACTGGAACTCTAGCTTATCAAGTCCTAGCTTACTTCTTAAGTCTCAAACTAATCAAAACTATGCTGGAGCCAAGTTTAGTGAGCCACCATCACCAAGTGTTCTTCCTAAACCACCAAGCCACTGGGTTCCAGTCTCCTTTAATCCTTCTGATAAGAAGATAAGGACATTTCAACTTAAAACCTTACTTAAAGTACAggtataa